A genomic window from Gossypium hirsutum isolate 1008001.06 chromosome D10, Gossypium_hirsutum_v2.1, whole genome shotgun sequence includes:
- the LOC107916021 gene encoding major pollen allergen Bet v 1-E produces MGVVTYNYDSTSPVAPARLFKAFVLEADKVWPIAAPHAIKSIEVEANPGPGSIVKVNFVEGLPFQYMKHQIGENDENKFSYSYSLIEGGPLGDKLEKINYENKFEAAVGGRSVYKSSMKFYTVGDYVITEDEIKALIKGSEGVYKAIEAYLLANPDACN; encoded by the exons ATGGGTGTTGTCACTTACAACTATGACTCTACCTCCCCAGTCGCTCCCGCCAGGCTTTTCAAGGCCTTCGTTCTTGAAGCTGACAAGGTTTGGCCCATAGCTGCCCCTCATGCAATCAAGAGTATTGAGGTTGAAGCTAATCCTGGCCCTGGAAGTATCGTAAAGGTCAACTTTGTTGAAG gcCTTCCATTCCAATATATGAAGCACCAGATTggagaaaatgatgaaaacaaatttTCATACAGTTACAGTTTGATTGAAGGTGGGCCTTTGGGAGACAAGCTTGAGAAAATCAACTACGAGAATAAGTTTGAGGCAGCTGTAGGTGGAAGAAGTGTTTACAAGAGCTCGATGAAATTTTACACTGTTGGTGACTATGTAATCACTGAAGATGAAATCAAGGCTCTCATTAAAGGAAGTGAGGGAGTTTACAAAGCTATTGAAGCTTACCTCTTAGCTAACCCCGATGCTTGCAACTAA